The following are from one region of the Rhizobium etli 8C-3 genome:
- a CDS encoding NifX-associated nitrogen fixation protein yields MSNVTPVPNNARLDEKDALATPFIKCLLRLMRAQDTFELWQEKSDTDLLCDFIVTRQQRRAIPLIGGPDLEVQWRLEIFYAAVALAIEEQSGLMASPVLTVNHEGFGRILLTAGRLVVLSKTLRDVHRFGFDNLQKLAEAGTGLVDNGLTTIKTYSDVARV; encoded by the coding sequence ATGTCAAACGTCACCCCTGTCCCCAACAATGCTCGATTAGATGAGAAAGATGCTCTCGCCACGCCTTTCATTAAGTGCCTCTTGCGTCTGATGCGTGCTCAAGACACCTTTGAATTGTGGCAAGAGAAATCGGACACCGATTTGCTCTGTGATTTCATCGTGACGAGGCAGCAGCGTAGGGCGATTCCTCTCATCGGGGGACCTGACCTAGAGGTGCAGTGGCGGCTTGAGATCTTCTATGCCGCCGTAGCACTTGCTATAGAGGAGCAGTCCGGACTGATGGCGTCACCGGTGTTGACTGTGAACCATGAGGGATTCGGTCGGATATTACTCACGGCGGGGCGGCTCGTAGTACTCTCGAAGACGCTCCGCGACGTACATCGATTTGGCTTCGACAACCTCCAAAAGCTCGCCGAGGCGGGAACTGGCCTGGTCGATAATGGCTTAACAACAATTAAGACCTATTCAGATGTAGCGCGCGTTTAA